In uncultured Ilyobacter sp., a genomic segment contains:
- a CDS encoding TolC family protein encodes MKRRVLVFFLLFGIFLMSFGKEIGIGVIYGNRSKEVNEYLKITLEKELGKNFENTQFDPVIKKEVTASHGEIKDVLDKLQENSDIDAIISFDINSSENMKSSFDKLVIAPFFYGKSKDIKNLNTISTDYNLTEVLEILTEIKDMKKIGIIYSSGFENTAREYKEKIISDKIFQGENINIISLENPKEKYTTDILDNDGLIIISDKDIALKEVVMRASESKIPSFSLFFDSENNADFFMGYSEKEAQERSIRAAALNLLKYYEKREFSELTTKLDSENLNIFVDYKVAEILDLYPGDFLSEKIRMVNESEIGTVKLSLKDALDELFENNTDLKSKKQDVTSSRYDVKIAKSAVKPNLTANLDYDKQDNTRARLYSTGAENSLQVGAKISQVLYDESAFSNITIQKKLYDAVKEELRDKEIGQVQSLIEAYLGLLKSKSRLEIEKYNISLLKRYLSLAKTKYSIGSGGPEDVYRFESELADSITNLEDIRSDILAGNSNLNRLLNSSMDRYFSLSEDGIVDIIGLYLFRDFENELNKPWKFDRVKNYFIEQGLENSPEIKSIDARIAAKERELKAAKRKRYVPTITASGNYDRDVVDPWGTGSDNSDSDEYWNAGVGFSIPIYKGGELSYNKKQLEAELEKLKLDRKTAVSEISKDISSQYAKVSASYRKIKSAEKSAEASRKNLKLQTELYVKGKITITDMLDARNSLIGAEQKKTSVKFDFFISQAKLEKLCGKYYFENSSDEKEVERENIKNLITTK; translated from the coding sequence ATGAAAAGGCGGGTTCTTGTATTTTTTTTGTTATTTGGGATATTTCTCATGTCCTTTGGAAAAGAGATAGGTATAGGGGTTATATATGGTAATAGATCAAAGGAAGTCAACGAGTATTTAAAGATTACCTTAGAAAAGGAGCTTGGTAAAAATTTTGAAAATACTCAGTTTGATCCAGTAATAAAAAAAGAGGTAACAGCTTCTCATGGGGAGATTAAAGATGTCCTAGACAAGCTTCAGGAAAACAGTGATATAGACGCTATTATATCTTTTGATATAAATTCATCTGAAAATATGAAGAGCTCTTTTGATAAGCTTGTAATTGCACCATTTTTCTACGGTAAGAGTAAAGATATAAAAAATCTAAATACAATTTCAACTGATTACAATTTGACAGAAGTTTTGGAAATACTCACAGAGATCAAAGATATGAAGAAAATAGGAATCATTTATTCTTCTGGATTTGAAAACACAGCGAGGGAATATAAAGAAAAAATAATATCTGATAAGATTTTTCAAGGGGAAAATATAAACATTATCTCTTTAGAAAATCCAAAAGAAAAATATACTACAGACATATTAGATAATGACGGGCTAATAATCATTTCAGATAAAGATATAGCTCTAAAGGAAGTAGTGATGAGGGCATCTGAAAGTAAGATTCCTAGTTTTTCACTTTTCTTTGACTCAGAAAATAATGCGGATTTTTTTATGGGGTATTCTGAAAAAGAGGCACAAGAAAGAAGCATACGTGCAGCAGCATTAAACCTTTTAAAATACTATGAAAAAAGAGAATTTTCAGAACTGACTACAAAGTTAGACTCAGAAAATTTAAATATTTTTGTGGACTATAAAGTTGCTGAGATTTTAGATTTGTATCCAGGTGATTTTTTATCTGAAAAAATCAGGATGGTAAACGAGTCAGAAATAGGGACAGTAAAACTGAGCTTAAAAGATGCTTTAGATGAACTATTTGAAAATAATACAGATCTCAAATCGAAGAAACAAGATGTGACCTCAAGTAGATATGATGTGAAAATAGCTAAATCTGCTGTAAAACCCAATCTGACGGCTAACTTGGACTATGATAAGCAAGACAATACAAGGGCTAGACTTTATTCTACAGGTGCAGAAAATTCATTACAGGTTGGAGCCAAAATTAGTCAGGTGCTTTATGACGAAAGTGCCTTTTCAAACATAACAATTCAAAAGAAACTTTATGATGCTGTAAAAGAGGAACTGAGAGACAAAGAGATTGGTCAGGTTCAAAGTTTAATTGAAGCTTATCTTGGCTTGTTAAAATCTAAATCTAGACTTGAAATAGAAAAATACAATATAAGCCTCTTAAAAAGATACTTGAGCCTTGCAAAAACAAAGTATAGTATAGGAAGCGGTGGACCGGAAGATGTATATCGTTTTGAAAGTGAACTTGCAGATTCTATAACTAACCTTGAAGATATAAGAAGTGACATATTAGCTGGAAACTCAAATCTTAATAGACTTTTAAACAGTTCTATGGATAGATACTTTTCTCTCAGTGAGGATGGGATTGTCGATATCATCGGTCTTTATTTATTCAGAGATTTTGAAAATGAGTTAAATAAACCTTGGAAATTTGACAGGGTCAAAAACTATTTTATTGAACAGGGATTAGAAAATTCTCCTGAAATAAAAAGTATAGATGCTAGAATTGCTGCAAAAGAAAGGGAACTTAAGGCTGCAAAAAGAAAAAGATATGTTCCTACTATAACAGCTAGTGGAAACTATGACAGAGACGTTGTAGATCCTTGGGGAACAGGGTCTGACAACAGTGATTCTGATGAGTACTGGAATGCAGGAGTAGGATTTTCTATCCCAATCTATAAAGGCGGGGAGCTATCTTATAATAAAAAACAGCTAGAAGCAGAATTGGAGAAGTTAAAACTTGACAGAAAAACTGCGGTTTCTGAGATTTCAAAGGATATATCCAGCCAGTATGCAAAAGTTTCTGCAAGTTACAGAAAAATAAAGTCGGCAGAAAAATCAGCAGAGGCCTCGAGAAAGAACCTCAAACTTCAGACAGAGCTATATGTAAAAGGGAAAATAACAATAACAGATATGTTAGATGCTAGAAACAGCCTTATAGGGGCAGAACAGAAAAAAACTTCTGTAAAATTTGATTTTTTTATCTCACAGGCTAAGCTAGAAAAATTATGCGGGAAATATTATTTTGAAAACAGCAGCGACGAAAAAGAAGTGGAGAGAGAAAATATCAAAAATCTAATTACAACAAAGTAG